One genomic window of Bacillales bacterium includes the following:
- a CDS encoding AI-2E family transporter, whose product MLLEGNGEIGRNYVKIRKEVLLIILQTGGDVPLVNERWFRIGVGSIMVFILIWLINADKFVFTPFIIFIQTLFLPFLIAGLLFYLIRPLIEWMERWRVPRKVGILVVFLVIAGVITLIVNMLVPIIQSQFTRLVNNLPYMIDTVQQAIAYWKENQDSIPDFVVQAVQNAGNKLQAAFSSASTSIGGLLSSFVGFLFSLVVVPFILFYLLDDHGKFVPSLVRFFPKSRHNDIRRVLTDMDSALGSYIQGQLIVSSCVGFMLFIGYLVIGLDYALLLALFGMVTNVIPFLGPFLAVTPAVIAAFFQDPIMVFYVAVVMIIAQQVESNLISPQVMGRALNAHPLTIILLILVGGNLAGVLGMVLIIPTYAVLKVIVQHVYRLFTIKQSENKDSSQP is encoded by the coding sequence TTGCTTTTGGAAGGAAACGGCGAAATCGGCCGTAATTATGTTAAGATAAGGAAAGAAGTTCTGTTGATCATTTTGCAGACGGGCGGGGATGTTCCTTTGGTTAACGAAAGATGGTTTCGTATTGGCGTCGGCAGCATCATGGTATTTATTCTTATCTGGCTTATCAATGCCGATAAGTTCGTTTTCACTCCTTTCATCATTTTCATTCAAACGTTGTTTTTGCCTTTTTTGATCGCCGGGTTGTTGTTTTATCTGATCCGCCCGCTCATCGAATGGATGGAGCGGTGGCGCGTACCAAGGAAAGTCGGCATTCTTGTTGTTTTTCTTGTGATCGCCGGAGTCATCACCTTGATCGTCAATATGCTCGTACCGATCATTCAATCCCAGTTCACCCGACTCGTGAACAATCTTCCGTACATGATCGACACAGTGCAGCAGGCGATCGCTTATTGGAAAGAAAACCAAGATTCCATTCCCGATTTCGTCGTTCAAGCGGTGCAAAATGCCGGGAATAAGCTGCAAGCGGCTTTTTCATCGGCAAGCACTTCGATCGGCGGCCTTTTAAGCAGTTTCGTCGGCTTTTTGTTTTCGCTCGTCGTCGTGCCGTTCATTCTTTTTTACTTGCTGGACGACCACGGTAAATTTGTGCCGAGCCTCGTGCGTTTTTTTCCGAAATCCCGCCACAACGACATTCGCCGCGTGTTAACAGACATGGACAGCGCGCTCGGAAGTTACATACAAGGACAGCTGATCGTCAGTTCGTGCGTCGGATTCATGCTTTTCATCGGTTATCTCGTCATCGGGCTCGATTATGCGTTGCTGCTTGCGTTGTTTGGCATGGTGACGAACGTGATTCCTTTTCTTGGTCCGTTTTTGGCTGTTACTCCGGCGGTTATTGCGGCGTTTTTTCAAGACCCCATCATGGTGTTTTACGTGGCCGTCGTCATGATTATTGCCCAGCAAGTTGAGAGCAATCTCATCTCGCCTCAAGTCATGGGCCGCGCCTTGAATGCGCATCCGCTGACGATCATTTTGCTGATTCTTGTCGGCGGCAACCTTGCAGGTGTATTAGGCATGGTTTTGATCATCCCGACTTATGCGGTTCTTAAAGTGATCGTGCAGCATGTGTATCGTTTATTTACGATCAAGCAAAGTGAAAATAAGGATAGCAGCCAACCCTGA
- the qoxD gene encoding cytochrome aa3 quinol oxidase subunit IV, producing the protein MSEQNQSRNSDGRDFPWQHVIGFILSIVLTLLSLWIAFKTSLSTGMIMAIIIGFAFLQAAVQLFMFMHVTESEDGRFQMWNMVHAFIAFVIIIVGSIWVMSFGMSYMNHM; encoded by the coding sequence ATGAGTGAGCAAAATCAGAGCCGAAACAGTGACGGCCGCGACTTTCCATGGCAGCACGTCATCGGTTTCATCCTGTCGATCGTATTGACCTTGCTCTCGCTTTGGATTGCTTTCAAGACGAGTCTTTCTACGGGGATGATCATGGCGATCATTATCGGTTTCGCCTTTTTGCAAGCGGCGGTGCAACTGTTTATGTTCATGCACGTGACCGAATCGGAAGATGGCCGATTCCAAATGTGGAATATGGTGCATGCTTTCATTGCCTTCGTGATCATTATTGTCGGATCGATTTGGGTCATGTCGTTCGGCATGAGTTATATGAACCATATGTAA
- the qoxC gene encoding cytochrome aa3 quinol oxidase subunit III, which yields MNATTEHASRPLEYSKEEGRLRIFGFWVFLGAEVILFGTLFATYLVMFGRYAGGPTPEELFKLKDLLIETFLLLTSSFTAGIAVHEMRRGNKKGLLIWLGITLLLGLGFVADEAKEFVEYVGEGAKISTSGYWSGFYTLVGTHGCHVSLGILWISGIMIQLVRRGLNATTARKVFIASLYWHFLDVVWIFIFTLVYLSGMVR from the coding sequence TTGAATGCGACAACTGAACACGCTTCGCGCCCATTAGAATATTCAAAGGAGGAAGGCCGCCTTCGCATTTTCGGTTTTTGGGTGTTCCTCGGCGCCGAAGTCATTTTGTTCGGCACACTGTTTGCCACCTATCTTGTCATGTTCGGCCGCTATGCCGGCGGACCAACACCGGAAGAATTGTTCAAACTGAAAGACTTGTTGATCGAAACATTTCTTCTGTTGACGAGCAGTTTTACGGCGGGTATTGCTGTACATGAAATGCGAAGAGGCAACAAAAAAGGGTTGTTGATCTGGCTTGGGATTACATTGTTGCTCGGTCTTGGATTCGTTGCTGACGAAGCGAAAGAATTTGTCGAATACGTCGGAGAAGGGGCGAAGATTTCAACAAGCGGATACTGGTCCGGTTTCTACACGCTTGTCGGTACTCACGGGTGTCACGTTTCGCTTGGGATTTTGTGGATCAGTGGAATCATGATTCAACTTGTCCGGCGCGGCTTGAATGCAACGACCGCAAGGAAGGTATTCATCGCCAGTTTGTATTGGCACTTTCTCGACGTCGTCTGGATCTTCATCTTTACGCTAGTCTATTTGTCGGGGATGGTGAGATAA
- the qoxB gene encoding cytochrome aa3 quinol oxidase subunit I: MNHHVDHFFVKGDPMIYAADLMIIMTTLAVIFVLTYYKKWKWLWNEWLTTVDHKKIGIMYIIAAVLMMFRGGVDALLMRAQLTVPNEDFLDPQHYNEIFTTHGTIMILFMAMPFIIGLMNVAVPLQIGARDVAFPYLNALSFWSFFTAAMLFNLSFVIGGSPDAGWTAYAPLAEPELDPGVGQNFYLLSLQISGFSTLATGINFFVTILKMRAPGMSMMKLPIFSWSILVTSAIIIFAFPILAIALALMTFDRLFGAHFFTLTGEGLPMMWANLFWLWGHPEVYIVILPAFGVFSEVISTFSKKRLFGYKAMVWSMVLIGFLSLIVWVHHFFTMGAGPDVNSFFSISTMAIAIPTGVKIFNWLGTMFRGRIQFTTPMLWSLAFIPCFTIGGITGVMLAMAAADYQYHNSYFLVAHFHFVLISGTVFGCIAGLLYWYPKMFGHMLNEKIGKWAFWLFVPGFLICFLPMFFLGLDGMTRRVYTFSNSHWTDLNVIASIGAALMGIGFMVLVYNMIWSARYGKRDKTGDPWDGRTLEWATPTPIPHYNFALIPRIKRLDEFWYVKQNNEPSVLRSLPVSKLKPIHMPNSSGRPFVMSWLFFIVGFAAVFYVYWVAALALIGVLVCMGLRSFEIDDGHYVSVEEIKRTEKNRIKEA; this comes from the coding sequence GTGAATCATCACGTCGATCATTTCTTCGTGAAGGGCGATCCGATGATCTATGCGGCTGATCTCATGATTATCATGACAACATTGGCCGTCATCTTCGTCCTCACTTACTATAAAAAATGGAAATGGCTGTGGAACGAATGGTTGACAACGGTTGACCATAAAAAAATCGGCATCATGTACATCATTGCCGCCGTATTAATGATGTTCAGGGGCGGGGTGGATGCCCTGTTAATGAGAGCGCAGCTGACCGTTCCGAATGAAGACTTTCTCGATCCGCAGCATTACAACGAAATCTTTACGACGCACGGGACCATCATGATTTTATTCATGGCGATGCCGTTCATCATCGGATTGATGAACGTGGCCGTCCCGTTGCAAATCGGTGCGCGCGACGTCGCGTTTCCGTACTTAAATGCCCTTAGTTTTTGGTCATTTTTCACGGCCGCGATGTTGTTTAACTTGTCGTTCGTCATTGGCGGCTCTCCGGATGCCGGCTGGACCGCTTACGCACCGCTGGCCGAACCGGAACTCGATCCGGGCGTCGGGCAAAACTTTTATCTCTTATCCTTGCAAATTTCGGGATTCAGTACGCTCGCGACCGGTATTAATTTTTTCGTAACGATTTTGAAAATGCGCGCTCCGGGGATGTCGATGATGAAGCTTCCGATCTTCAGCTGGTCAATTCTCGTTACGTCGGCGATCATCATCTTTGCGTTTCCGATTTTGGCGATCGCTCTAGCGCTAATGACGTTTGACCGGTTGTTCGGCGCTCACTTTTTTACGTTAACTGGCGAAGGCTTGCCGATGATGTGGGCGAACTTGTTTTGGCTTTGGGGCCATCCGGAAGTTTACATCGTCATTTTACCTGCGTTCGGTGTGTTTTCCGAGGTCATCTCAACGTTCTCGAAAAAACGGCTGTTTGGTTACAAGGCGATGGTTTGGTCGATGGTGTTGATCGGCTTCTTGAGCTTGATTGTTTGGGTCCACCATTTCTTTACGATGGGTGCCGGACCTGACGTGAACTCGTTCTTTTCAATTTCGACAATGGCGATTGCGATTCCGACCGGCGTGAAAATCTTCAACTGGCTCGGGACGATGTTTCGCGGGCGGATACAATTTACGACGCCGATGCTTTGGTCGCTGGCGTTCATCCCTTGCTTTACGATCGGGGGGATTACCGGCGTCATGCTGGCGATGGCGGCGGCCGACTATCAATACCATAACAGTTATTTTCTCGTTGCCCACTTCCATTTCGTGCTCATATCGGGAACGGTCTTCGGCTGCATTGCCGGACTCTTGTACTGGTATCCGAAAATGTTCGGGCACATGTTGAACGAGAAGATCGGCAAATGGGCGTTCTGGCTGTTCGTTCCAGGCTTTCTGATTTGCTTCTTGCCGATGTTCTTCCTCGGCCTTGACGGCATGACTCGACGGGTCTACACCTTCTCGAACAGCCATTGGACCGACTTGAATGTGATTGCCAGTATCGGTGCAGCGTTGATGGGCATCGGATTCATGGTGCTCGTCTACAACATGATTTGGAGCGCTCGTTATGGGAAACGGGACAAGACAGGCGATCCTTGGGATGGCAGGACGCTCGAATGGGCGACGCCGACACCGATTCCGCATTATAACTTTGCGCTTATTCCTCGCATCAAGCGGCTCGATGAGTTTTGGTATGTGAAACAAAACAATGAACCATCGGTACTTCGGTCGCTTCCGGTCAGTAAGCTGAAGCCGATTCATATGCCGAATTCGTCGGGAAGGCCGTTCGTCATGTCCTGGTTGTTCTTCATCGTCGGTTTTGCAGCGGTTTTCTATGTTTATTGGGTGGCCGCTCTCGCTTTGATCGGCGTGCTCGTTTGTATGGGCCTGCGGTCCTTTGAAATCGACGACGGTCATTACGTCAGCGTCGAGGAAATTAAGCGGACGGAAAAAAACCGGATTAAGGAGGCTTGA
- the qoxA gene encoding cytochrome aa3 quinol oxidase subunit II has protein sequence MFKWKTISLSTLLLSVFMLSGCNIKVLNPQGPVAEDQFQLILWSLGFMLFIVLVVFSAFTIILVRYRDRPGHQNHDPEQEGNKWLELLWTVIPIIIIICLAVPTVRTIYALEDPPKQSKDQEPLTVRVVSSDWKWIFVYPEQGIETVNYLNIPADVPIKFRLTSAGSMSSLWIPSLGGQEYAMAGMMTQLILEADHPGTYVGKNANFNGKLFQKMKFNVHAMTREDFQAWAEKVKKNAPKLTKEQYLNILEPGVSAKKTFSSTHLSFVNHVKEPDFAVKHTEILPPH, from the coding sequence ATGTTCAAGTGGAAAACGATTTCCTTATCGACATTATTGTTGAGTGTATTCATGTTGAGTGGATGCAACATAAAAGTTTTGAATCCGCAAGGTCCTGTGGCCGAAGATCAATTTCAGTTGATCTTATGGTCGCTCGGCTTCATGTTGTTTATCGTTCTTGTCGTCTTTTCGGCATTTACGATCATACTCGTGCGTTACCGGGACCGCCCGGGTCATCAAAACCATGATCCTGAGCAGGAAGGCAACAAATGGTTGGAATTGCTCTGGACGGTCATTCCGATCATCATCATTATTTGTCTTGCAGTTCCGACGGTACGGACGATTTATGCGCTGGAAGATCCGCCGAAGCAATCGAAAGACCAGGAACCGTTGACGGTCCGCGTAGTTTCGTCCGACTGGAAATGGATTTTTGTTTATCCGGAACAAGGCATTGAAACGGTTAATTACTTAAACATTCCGGCAGACGTACCGATCAAGTTTCGCTTAACTTCGGCCGGTTCGATGTCGTCGCTCTGGATTCCGTCTCTCGGCGGACAAGAATATGCGATGGCCGGCATGATGACGCAATTGATTCTTGAAGCCGATCATCCGGGCACTTACGTGGGCAAGAACGCAAATTTTAACGGAAAACTGTTTCAGAAAATGAAATTCAACGTTCATGCGATGACTCGCGAAGATTTCCAAGCATGGGCGGAGAAAGTGAAAAAGAATGCGCCGAAACTTACGAAAGAACAATATTTGAACATTTTGGAGCCAGGCGTATCGGCGAAAAAAACGTTTTCATCAACGCATCTTTCATTTGTAAATCATGTAAAAGAACCGGACTTTGCCGTAAAACATACAGAAATTTTGCCACCGCATTAA
- a CDS encoding helical backbone metal receptor, giving the protein MRNMKDHLGRETAYPFPPKRVVSLCPSITETLFDLGLTEKEVVGRTRYCIHPESLVKQVRTVGGTKKIKTDVVAELKPDLIIAEKEENPKETIEALEKDFPVFVADVRSYEDALTMIRDLGKLLDREKKAEALTEKIEQKFDFFGRVSPRSMAYLIWKNPYMAAGSDTFIDSMLQKAGFTNVFANRPERYPEIEVADLRQASPEFVFLSSEPYPFQDADRKELREHLSGCEIVAIDGEICWYGSRMLKAADLLNQLSETL; this is encoded by the coding sequence ATGCGTAACATGAAAGACCATTTAGGCCGTGAGACCGCGTATCCGTTTCCACCGAAACGAGTCGTTTCGTTATGTCCTTCGATTACGGAAACGTTGTTCGATCTTGGCTTGACGGAGAAAGAAGTCGTTGGGCGAACGCGTTATTGCATTCATCCTGAATCGCTTGTGAAACAGGTGCGCACGGTAGGCGGCACGAAAAAAATTAAGACCGATGTCGTTGCCGAACTGAAACCGGATTTGATTATCGCCGAAAAGGAAGAAAATCCGAAGGAAACAATCGAAGCGTTGGAAAAAGATTTTCCGGTGTTCGTGGCGGATGTTCGCTCCTATGAGGACGCATTGACGATGATACGAGATCTCGGGAAATTGCTCGATCGCGAAAAAAAAGCGGAAGCGCTCACTGAGAAAATCGAACAGAAATTCGACTTTTTCGGAAGGGTCAGCCCGCGTTCGATGGCGTATCTGATATGGAAAAATCCGTACATGGCCGCCGGAAGCGACACTTTCATCGATTCGATGCTGCAAAAAGCCGGCTTTACGAACGTTTTTGCGAATCGTCCGGAGAGGTATCCGGAAATCGAGGTCGCGGATCTTCGCCAGGCTTCGCCGGAATTCGTTTTTCTGTCCTCTGAGCCGTATCCTTTTCAAGATGCGGACCGAAAGGAATTACGCGAACACCTTTCCGGTTGCGAGATTGTCGCAATCGACGGAGAAATTTGCTGGTACGGATCGAGGATGTTGAAGGCGGCCGACCTTTTGAATCAATTGTCGGAAACGTTATAG
- a CDS encoding threonine/serine dehydratase — MIGLRDIKEAGKSVAGEVHETPLLQSRTLSEMADNEVYLKAEHLQKTGSFKIRGAANKLKSLAGTTKHVVAASSGNHGQAVAYMAARLGMKATIFVPDDAARCKVDAIKSYGAAVLEGGPTSKTRLAKARVFSKEKDAVFIPPYDDPFIMAGQGTVGLEILRALPEVDVIYVPIGGGGLISGISTAIKETNPEVRVIGVEPEGANDAFQSLAAGKIVSIDHPETAADGLRALQPGEMTYPVIRNYVDEIVLVSETEIKQAFTFMLERMKQLVEPSGAVAIAAVMANKACVSGKKAAAVVSGGNVALERIPALIHTEAISNA, encoded by the coding sequence ATGATTGGTTTGCGCGACATCAAGGAAGCGGGAAAATCGGTTGCGGGAGAGGTTCACGAAACCCCGTTGCTGCAGTCGCGTACGTTATCGGAGATGGCGGACAACGAAGTGTACTTGAAAGCGGAACATTTGCAAAAGACGGGTTCGTTTAAAATTCGCGGGGCGGCGAACAAGCTGAAATCGCTGGCAGGAACGACGAAGCATGTCGTGGCCGCGTCCTCGGGCAACCACGGGCAAGCGGTTGCTTATATGGCCGCGAGGCTCGGCATGAAAGCTACGATCTTTGTGCCGGATGACGCGGCTCGCTGCAAAGTGGATGCGATCAAAAGTTACGGGGCGGCCGTGCTCGAAGGCGGGCCGACGTCGAAGACGAGACTGGCTAAAGCGCGCGTCTTTTCGAAAGAAAAAGATGCGGTATTCATCCCTCCATACGACGACCCGTTTATTATGGCCGGCCAAGGGACCGTCGGTTTGGAAATTTTGCGAGCGCTGCCTGAAGTCGATGTCATATATGTGCCGATCGGCGGAGGCGGGCTCATTTCCGGCATTTCGACCGCGATCAAGGAAACGAATCCAGAGGTGCGTGTCATCGGAGTCGAACCTGAGGGGGCGAACGATGCTTTTCAGTCCTTGGCGGCGGGCAAAATTGTTTCCATCGATCATCCAGAAACCGCGGCTGACGGCTTGCGGGCGTTGCAACCCGGCGAGATGACTTATCCAGTCATTCGAAACTATGTCGATGAGATCGTTCTCGTCAGCGAAACGGAAATTAAGCAAGCCTTCACTTTCATGCTTGAGCGAATGAAACAGCTTGTTGAACCCTCGGGTGCGGTCGCGATTGCTGCGGTCATGGCCAACAAGGCTTGCGTTTCCGGAAAGAAGGCGGCGGCTGTTGTGTCTGGAGGGAATGTTGCGCTCGAGCGCATTCCAGCCTTGATCCACACGGAGGCGATCAGTAATGCGTAA
- a CDS encoding potassium channel family protein has product MKRQDPHILSNVFGLLLLYFNVIITFAAIYMLLDHTGAGPVIDHYERYEITEGWSHMIMKPLYFSAITLLSVGYGDITPFGWSRAVSVIEALVGYLLPATVMVQVVRLFPNQFKR; this is encoded by the coding sequence ATGAAACGGCAAGATCCTCACATTTTATCAAATGTTTTCGGTCTGCTCTTGCTTTATTTCAACGTCATTATCACATTCGCGGCGATTTACATGCTGCTCGACCATACCGGAGCCGGCCCGGTCATCGACCACTACGAACGTTATGAAATAACCGAAGGATGGTCTCACATGATCATGAAACCGCTGTATTTTAGCGCGATCACTTTGTTGTCTGTCGGCTACGGTGATATTACGCCGTTCGGCTGGTCCCGCGCGGTCTCCGTCATCGAAGCGCTGGTGGGCTATTTGCTGCCGGCGACCGTGATGGTGCAAGTTGTCCGGCTGTTTCCCAATCAATTCAAACGGTAA
- a CDS encoding DUF488 domain-containing protein translates to MIDIEEAMVMIRLKRIYEEASADDGKRVLVDRVWPRGVSKEEARLDEWMRAVAPSPDLRKWFGHDPERFDEFKEAYEKELSESAERQEAVEQLRDWSEEGTVTLLYAAKDETHNHVVVLKAFLE, encoded by the coding sequence ATGATCGACATCGAGGAGGCGATGGTCATGATTCGTTTGAAACGAATTTATGAAGAAGCTTCGGCTGATGACGGGAAGCGCGTGCTCGTTGACCGGGTGTGGCCGCGCGGCGTTTCGAAGGAAGAGGCACGGCTCGACGAATGGATGAGAGCCGTTGCGCCGAGTCCGGACTTGCGCAAGTGGTTCGGACATGATCCGGAGCGTTTCGACGAATTTAAGGAAGCGTATGAAAAGGAGCTTTCCGAGAGTGCGGAACGCCAGGAGGCTGTTGAGCAGTTGCGCGATTGGAGCGAAGAAGGCACGGTTACGCTGCTTTACGCCGCAAAGGACGAAACACATAACCACGTCGTTGTCTTAAAAGCGTTCTTGGAGTAA
- a CDS encoding P-II family nitrogen regulator, producing the protein MKKIEAIIRPQKLTDTINGLRKIGITGLTVYQVVGRGQQKDGTGVYRGHNYKVTLHPKVKIEIVLSDNKVREVMNVIMSTAGTGENGDGKIYVSPVEEAYNIRTGEPDQTIDELVKKVEN; encoded by the coding sequence GTGAAAAAAATCGAAGCGATTATCCGCCCGCAAAAATTGACGGATACGATCAACGGATTGCGAAAAATCGGAATTACCGGCCTCACCGTATATCAAGTCGTCGGACGCGGCCAACAGAAAGATGGAACGGGTGTCTACCGCGGCCACAACTATAAGGTAACGCTTCATCCGAAGGTGAAAATCGAAATCGTGTTGTCCGACAATAAGGTTCGTGAAGTGATGAACGTCATTATGAGCACGGCAGGAACCGGAGAAAACGGGGATGGAAAAATTTACGTCTCGCCGGTCGAGGAAGCGTACAATATCCGAACGGGAGAACCGGATCAAACGATCGACGAACTTGTGAAAAAGGTGGAGAACTAA